A window of Sutcliffiella cohnii contains these coding sequences:
- a CDS encoding ABC transporter permease, which produces MNNSFKVAKWEIKRNMMNKSFLISLIMTPALFLLFFTIPMLFSNNQSDQISILVYDELGIWDEVAPLLETDTIDAVVAPPFENEEIMKANLENSSSTAYIYITEEAFQNGEIPIYTSDDVSNMFVYEVQPLATLLQQLKLESIGLTDSQLEAVSRGVTLNAISVEDMTSEADSTTELSGGNEEATDPFKRLIPGAFAGLILFSIVITGMMIFQSASQEKKEKVAEMVLSSVTPNELMQGKILGYFVLGLVQVTVWLAIALPVVQWRTEIPIFEYLFVPELIILVFIAVAGYLLFASIFVSMGATVEDMTATSNFQGIVMMLPFIPFILIGPILSDPSGIVAKVGSYIPFSAPGVLLIRLSTMEDWPWMDIIISLAILLVSIWLFMKLAGKIFKTGILMYGKNATPKEIWKWIRQ; this is translated from the coding sequence ATGAATAATAGTTTTAAAGTTGCAAAATGGGAAATTAAGAGAAATATGATGAATAAATCGTTTCTCATATCGTTAATAATGACACCTGCGCTTTTTCTTCTTTTCTTTACAATACCAATGTTGTTTTCTAACAATCAATCTGATCAAATATCTATTCTTGTATATGATGAATTAGGCATTTGGGACGAAGTGGCACCGCTTTTAGAAACAGATACAATCGACGCGGTTGTGGCTCCTCCTTTTGAAAATGAAGAAATAATGAAAGCTAATTTAGAAAATTCTAGTAGTACAGCTTACATTTATATTACGGAAGAAGCATTCCAAAATGGCGAAATACCTATTTATACGTCTGATGATGTTTCCAACATGTTTGTTTATGAGGTGCAACCATTAGCGACGTTACTACAACAGCTTAAACTGGAGTCTATTGGACTAACAGACAGTCAATTAGAAGCCGTTTCACGAGGCGTAACATTAAACGCAATATCAGTGGAAGATATGACGTCTGAAGCCGATAGTACAACAGAACTATCCGGAGGGAATGAAGAAGCTACAGATCCTTTTAAACGTCTCATTCCGGGAGCTTTTGCAGGATTAATTTTATTCTCGATTGTTATAACAGGTATGATGATTTTCCAAAGTGCTTCTCAAGAGAAAAAAGAGAAAGTCGCAGAAATGGTTCTATCATCTGTTACTCCAAACGAACTTATGCAAGGAAAAATATTAGGTTATTTCGTATTAGGGTTAGTTCAAGTAACGGTCTGGCTTGCAATTGCCCTACCTGTCGTTCAGTGGAGAACAGAGATACCAATTTTTGAGTACTTGTTCGTTCCAGAATTAATTATACTAGTGTTTATTGCGGTAGCTGGTTATCTATTGTTTGCTTCTATTTTCGTTAGCATGGGGGCAACAGTCGAAGATATGACGGCAACTAGTAACTTCCAAGGAATTGTGATGATGCTACCATTTATTCCTTTTATATTAATAGGACCAATCCTTTCGGACCCTTCTGGAATAGTTGCAAAAGTAGGATCGTATATCCCTTTCTCAGCTCCAGGCGTTCTACTAATTAGACTTTCGACAATGGAAGATTGGCCATGGATGGACATCATCATTTCATTAGCCATTTTATTAGTTAGCATCTGGCTATTTATGAAACTAGCAGGAAAAATCTTTAAAACTGGCATACTCATGTACGGCAAAAACGCCACCCCAAAAGAAATCTGGAAATGGATCCGTCAATAA
- a CDS encoding ABC transporter ATP-binding protein: MEKILTVSQLAKSFKEKTVIRDISFTVHKGEIMAILGPNGAGKSTTIRNIMGIMLPDEGSIQFHTHTGKEIPRHKIGYLPEERGLYKNVKVLDLLLYFAELKDYPKQKAKERALAYLEKFDLKGKEKSPIEELSKGMGQKVQFIASIIHEPELLILDEPFSGLDPVSQDVFKQEIKTLAQNGTAILLSSHQMNLVEELCDRLFMIHKGSKVIYGSISEVKEQYANFKCTIKGRNELNELQSLPNVTSAEQNGDVSILYLEKNVHIPAWLKYIPEHISIQELSVDRISLHEIFIGIATNNLGYKEGVIHE; the protein is encoded by the coding sequence ATGGAAAAAATATTAACAGTTAGTCAACTTGCCAAATCTTTTAAAGAGAAAACTGTTATAAGGGACATTAGTTTTACTGTACACAAAGGAGAAATAATGGCCATACTGGGTCCTAACGGGGCTGGTAAATCAACAACTATTCGAAACATTATGGGGATTATGTTACCCGACGAAGGCTCAATTCAATTCCATACCCACACAGGAAAAGAAATTCCCCGCCATAAAATCGGGTATTTACCAGAGGAACGGGGTCTTTATAAAAATGTAAAGGTATTGGATTTATTATTATACTTTGCAGAATTAAAGGACTATCCAAAACAAAAAGCGAAAGAACGAGCACTAGCATATTTAGAAAAGTTTGATTTAAAAGGGAAAGAAAAAAGTCCTATTGAAGAGCTATCTAAAGGGATGGGGCAAAAAGTTCAATTTATCGCCTCTATTATACACGAACCTGAACTTTTAATATTAGATGAACCTTTTTCTGGTCTCGACCCTGTTAGTCAAGATGTTTTTAAGCAAGAAATAAAAACATTAGCACAAAATGGAACTGCAATTCTACTATCCTCCCATCAAATGAATCTAGTGGAGGAGTTATGTGACCGTTTATTCATGATACATAAAGGTAGTAAAGTAATATATGGTTCAATTAGTGAAGTAAAAGAGCAATATGCCAATTTCAAATGTACAATAAAGGGACGGAATGAATTGAACGAACTTCAATCATTACCAAATGTTACTAGTGCAGAACAAAACGGTGATGTTTCCATTCTTTACTTAGAGAAAAATGTACACATACCAGCATGGTTAAAGTATATTCCCGAACATATCTCTATACAAGAATTATCTGTTGATAGAATCTCCCTTCATGAAATATTTATTGGTATTGCAACAAATAATTTAGGATATAAAGAAGGTGTTATTCATGAATAA
- a CDS encoding aminopeptidase, protein MSTFQRNLEKYAALAVEVGVNIQSGQTLVVTAPISSAELVRLIAKKAYEKGAKHVAVDWLDDELTKMRFEIAPEDSFTEFPYWMSKGKNELAEEGAAFLHIDSKNPDLLKGIDQNRIQAATKAASQVLKPYRSRMMSDKNSWSIIAMPTQAWADKVFPELDETKRMDALWDAIFKATRVDQENPVAEWKKHTDTLDSKANHLNQKKYHALHYTAPGTDLTVELAKDHIWVSAGSVNENGVTFIANMPTEEVFTANAKTGVNGVVSSTKPLSYAGNLIENFTLTFKEGKVVDFKAEKGEETLKKLIETDEGSAYLGEIALVPHQSPISETDLIFFNTLFDENASNHFALGKAYPFCVEGGKNMSDEEVVAHGLNDSLTHVDFMIGSAEMNIDGITLDGKKEPVFRKGNWAF, encoded by the coding sequence ATGTCGACATTTCAACGTAATTTAGAAAAATATGCAGCTCTTGCTGTTGAAGTAGGGGTTAATATTCAGAGTGGGCAAACGTTAGTAGTAACAGCCCCAATCTCTTCAGCTGAGTTAGTTCGTCTCATTGCGAAAAAGGCATATGAAAAAGGTGCAAAACATGTTGCGGTTGATTGGTTAGATGATGAACTTACAAAAATGAGATTCGAAATTGCTCCCGAAGATTCGTTTACCGAGTTCCCGTATTGGATGTCTAAGGGGAAAAACGAATTAGCAGAAGAGGGAGCAGCGTTTTTACATATTGATTCTAAAAATCCTGATTTATTAAAAGGCATTGACCAAAACCGTATACAAGCGGCTACTAAGGCTGCATCCCAAGTTCTAAAACCATATCGTAGTCGTATGATGAGTGATAAAAATAGTTGGTCGATAATCGCAATGCCGACACAAGCATGGGCAGATAAAGTATTTCCAGAATTAGATGAAACAAAAAGAATGGATGCATTGTGGGATGCGATTTTTAAAGCGACTAGAGTAGATCAAGAAAATCCGGTTGCAGAGTGGAAAAAACATACTGATACACTTGATTCTAAAGCTAACCATTTAAATCAAAAGAAATATCACGCACTACATTATACAGCCCCTGGCACAGATTTAACGGTTGAGTTAGCAAAAGACCATATTTGGGTTAGTGCCGGTAGTGTAAATGAAAACGGTGTTACATTTATTGCGAACATGCCAACTGAAGAAGTTTTCACTGCTAATGCAAAAACTGGTGTGAACGGAGTTGTTTCTAGTACAAAACCACTAAGTTATGCGGGTAACTTGATTGAAAACTTTACATTAACTTTTAAAGAAGGTAAAGTAGTTGATTTTAAAGCAGAAAAAGGTGAAGAAACATTAAAGAAACTTATTGAGACAGATGAAGGCTCAGCATATCTTGGAGAAATTGCTCTAGTTCCGCACCAGTCTCCAATTTCAGAAACAGATTTAATTTTCTTTAATACATTATTTGATGAGAATGCCTCTAACCATTTTGCTTTAGGGAAAGCCTATCCATTCTGTGTGGAAGGCGGAAAAAACATGAGTGATGAAGAAGTAGTAGCACATGGTTTAAACGATAGTTTAACACATGTTGATTTTATGATAGGTTCAGCTGAAATGAACATAGATGGTATTACACTAGATGGTAAAAAAGAGCCAGTATTCCGTAAAGGAAATTGGGCGTTTTAA
- a CDS encoding YjcZ family sporulation protein, translated as MSGAVAGHGGGFALMVVLFILLVIIGASWVGRGGYGYY; from the coding sequence ATGAGTGGAGCAGTTGCAGGACATGGTGGAGGATTTGCGTTAATGGTAGTATTGTTTATCCTTTTAGTTATTATTGGTGCTAGCTGGGTAGGCCGTGGCGGTTACGGATACTACTAA
- a CDS encoding N-acetylmuramoyl-L-alanine amidase translates to MKKIATILCVVMFVNGCSNVATTNVERDEEVSLVKKEDELTYKKPNTNPSESLHITPYYLPDENSRRRTAEVTHVMIHYTSNAARNPQNPYMLENIYSLFEEYGVSAHYIINREGNIFQLVDENRVAFHAGKGMDLNFLEYRNNMNEYSIGIELMAIGTKEEMSLNLKEGQYELIPTSHIGYTDEQYDSLAKLLEDLYERYPKVLRNRENVVGHDEYAPVRKSDPGSLFEWERIGF, encoded by the coding sequence ATGAAGAAAATAGCAACTATCTTATGTGTCGTTATGTTTGTCAACGGTTGTTCAAACGTTGCAACCACAAATGTTGAGAGAGATGAGGAAGTTTCATTAGTTAAAAAAGAAGATGAACTAACTTATAAAAAGCCAAATACAAATCCGAGTGAATCTTTACATATAACACCATACTATTTACCTGACGAAAATTCGCGACGGAGAACTGCAGAAGTTACACATGTAATGATTCATTACACAAGTAACGCAGCAAGAAATCCACAGAATCCATATATGTTAGAAAACATTTACTCTTTGTTTGAAGAATATGGTGTGTCTGCACATTATATTATTAATCGGGAAGGTAATATCTTTCAATTAGTAGATGAAAATAGAGTAGCGTTTCATGCAGGGAAAGGAATGGATCTTAATTTTTTGGAATACCGAAATAATATGAATGAATATTCAATTGGAATTGAACTTATGGCAATTGGAACAAAAGAAGAAATGAGTTTAAATTTGAAAGAAGGTCAATATGAACTAATTCCAACATCTCATATAGGGTACACAGATGAGCAATATGACTCTTTAGCTAAACTGTTAGAAGACTTGTATGAGCGTTACCCAAAAGTTTTAAGAAACAGAGAGAACGTAGTAGGACACGATGAATACGCTCCTGTCCGAAAATCAGATCCTGGAAGTTTATTTGAATGGGAGAGAATAGGATTCTGA
- a CDS encoding YdcF family protein — protein MIFTILLAIYFIIVHLLISNTAAERPKENADYIIILGARLHGERMSLSLYYRALEALEYVEGNQNTIIIASGGQGPGEDITEAEAIKRFMLEHGIEQERIILEDTSTTTYENLMNSYSFIEDDNKTVVIVSNDFHLFRAKMIAERVGFNNISTLSAETPKVAKVKLWFREYFAVLKSWLIDR, from the coding sequence ATGATATTCACCATTTTACTAGCCATTTATTTTATTATTGTCCATCTACTCATTAGTAACACAGCTGCAGAAAGGCCGAAAGAAAATGCAGATTACATCATAATACTTGGAGCGCGTCTTCATGGGGAAAGAATGTCATTATCACTTTACTATCGTGCTCTAGAGGCTTTAGAATATGTTGAAGGAAACCAAAACACAATTATCATTGCTTCAGGTGGTCAAGGTCCTGGTGAGGACATAACAGAAGCGGAAGCGATAAAACGCTTTATGTTAGAACACGGGATAGAACAAGAACGAATAATACTAGAAGATACATCAACGACCACATATGAAAATTTGATGAACTCCTATTCATTTATAGAAGATGACAATAAAACGGTGGTCATTGTAAGTAATGATTTTCACTTGTTTCGAGCAAAAATGATTGCAGAAAGAGTAGGTTTCAACAATATTTCTACACTTTCGGCTGAAACGCCAAAAGTAGCAAAAGTAAAGCTCTGGTTTCGGGAGTATTTTGCTGTTTTAAAATCATGGCTTATAGATAGATAA
- a CDS encoding glycoside hydrolase family 18 protein, whose protein sequence is MQIHVVRQGESLWGISQAYGTTVQEIVTTNEIPDPNQLVVGQALVIPIYGRFYWVRSGDSLWSIGQRFQVNYTTLAEVNRLDVNQPLPIGLRLYIPPTPKSRIETNAYIEPRGTSVSEALLSDARRAGPYLTYLAPFSYEARRDGTLNPMPLEGIPEIARETGASLMMVVTNLEEGQFSGELGRDILQSTAVQERLLDNIIAETRRVGNYTDVHFDFEFLPGDQREAYNNFLRRAAERLRAEGLLISSALAPKTRRDQPGQWYEAHDYRAHGEIVDFVVLMTYEWGYSGGPPMAVSPIGPVEEVLQYALTEMPASKIMMGQNLYGYDWTLPYVPGGPYARAVSPQQAIQIAKENNAEIQYDTVAQAPHFDYTDESGRAHKVWFEDARSIQAKFDLLKRLNLRGISYWKLGLPFPQNWLLIGENFEVVKR, encoded by the coding sequence TTGCAAATTCATGTCGTTCGACAAGGGGAATCGCTTTGGGGAATTTCACAGGCGTATGGTACTACAGTACAAGAAATTGTTACTACAAATGAAATTCCTGATCCGAATCAGCTAGTTGTCGGTCAAGCACTTGTAATTCCTATATATGGGCGATTTTATTGGGTACGAAGTGGGGATAGTTTATGGTCTATTGGACAACGATTTCAAGTTAACTACACAACATTAGCCGAGGTCAATAGACTAGATGTGAACCAACCATTACCAATCGGCTTAAGGTTATATATACCACCAACACCTAAAAGTAGAATTGAAACAAACGCATATATTGAGCCGCGAGGTACTTCTGTTAGTGAGGCTCTATTAAGCGACGCAAGACGTGCTGGACCATATTTAACGTACTTAGCTCCATTTAGTTATGAAGCACGGAGGGATGGTACGTTAAACCCGATGCCTTTAGAGGGAATCCCAGAAATAGCCCGGGAGACAGGGGCTTCTTTAATGATGGTTGTCACAAATTTAGAGGAAGGTCAATTTAGTGGTGAATTAGGAAGGGATATTTTACAAAGCACAGCAGTACAAGAACGACTATTAGATAATATTATTGCTGAAACGAGAAGAGTTGGAAACTATACAGATGTTCATTTTGATTTCGAATTTTTACCTGGTGATCAACGAGAAGCGTATAATAATTTTCTTCGACGAGCTGCTGAGAGGTTACGAGCTGAAGGACTATTAATTTCTAGTGCTCTTGCACCGAAAACGAGAAGAGATCAGCCAGGTCAGTGGTATGAAGCGCATGATTATCGTGCTCATGGTGAAATTGTTGATTTTGTCGTGCTAATGACTTACGAATGGGGGTATTCTGGCGGACCACCGATGGCTGTATCACCAATTGGTCCTGTTGAGGAGGTACTTCAATATGCGTTAACTGAAATGCCAGCATCTAAAATTATGATGGGACAAAATTTATATGGTTACGATTGGACGCTACCGTATGTTCCAGGTGGTCCTTATGCGAGAGCCGTTAGTCCACAACAAGCAATACAAATTGCAAAAGAAAACAATGCTGAAATTCAATACGACACTGTGGCACAAGCACCGCATTTTGACTACACGGATGAAAGTGGGCGAGCGCACAAAGTTTGGTTTGAAGATGCACGAAGTATACAAGCGAAGTTTGACCTTTTAAAAAGGCTAAACTTGCGTGGTATTAGTTATTGGAAGTTAGGTTTACCATTCCCACAAAACTGGTTATTAATCGGTGAAAATTTTGAAGTAGTGAAAAGATAA
- a CDS encoding GNAT family N-acetyltransferase: MYISINKQVGLKLVELSDAPILYKLINESRAYLREWLPWIDRIKSKNDMELFILNCFYGYEANGIINTVILFNKKIVGMAGYNMIDWMNRTTSIGYWIDQRYQGKGITTLVAYTLTDYAFKNLKLNRVEIRAAVQNKKSRAIPEKLGYQKEGRLKQAEWVNDRFLDHVLYGIVESDWK, encoded by the coding sequence ATGTATATTTCTATAAATAAACAGGTAGGGTTAAAGTTAGTTGAACTTTCGGATGCACCTATTTTATATAAACTAATAAATGAATCAAGAGCATATTTAAGAGAATGGTTACCTTGGATCGATCGGATTAAAAGTAAAAATGATATGGAATTATTTATTTTAAATTGTTTTTACGGTTACGAAGCGAACGGAATAATTAATACGGTAATTCTATTTAACAAAAAAATAGTTGGAATGGCAGGATACAATATGATTGATTGGATGAACAGGACGACTTCAATCGGTTATTGGATTGATCAACGATATCAAGGGAAAGGCATTACTACATTAGTTGCGTATACGTTAACAGACTATGCATTTAAAAATTTAAAACTTAATAGAGTAGAAATACGTGCAGCTGTTCAAAATAAAAAAAGTAGAGCTATTCCTGAGAAGTTAGGTTATCAAAAAGAAGGAAGATTAAAACAAGCGGAGTGGGTAAATGATCGATTTTTAGACCATGTTTTATACGGAATAGTAGAGAGTGACTGGAAATAA
- a CDS encoding NUDIX hydrolase: MGYVEDLRKIVGHRPLIFVGAVTVIINDVGHILLQQRQFPKGVWGLPGGLMELGESTEQVAKREVFEETALQIEDLKLINVYSGENHFIKAKNGDEFYVVTVAYYTTNVKGVIKVDAKESMKIEYFHLNDLPSEMVGSHQAIIEDFTLLHNKKVREQLGLHNEK; the protein is encoded by the coding sequence ATGGGATATGTTGAAGATTTAAGAAAAATTGTAGGCCATAGACCTTTAATTTTTGTAGGTGCTGTTACGGTTATTATTAATGATGTAGGGCATATACTTTTACAACAGCGGCAATTTCCAAAAGGTGTTTGGGGGTTACCCGGTGGTCTTATGGAATTAGGGGAATCGACGGAACAAGTTGCAAAACGAGAAGTTTTTGAAGAAACAGCACTTCAAATAGAAGATTTAAAATTAATTAATGTCTACTCTGGAGAAAATCATTTTATTAAAGCGAAAAACGGCGATGAGTTTTATGTTGTGACCGTAGCTTACTATACTACAAATGTTAAAGGTGTAATAAAGGTAGATGCGAAAGAATCAATGAAAATAGAATACTTTCATTTAAATGATTTACCTTCTGAAATGGTTGGGAGCCATCAAGCGATTATTGAAGATTTTACGTTACTACATAATAAAAAAGTAAGAGAACAGTTGGGGTTACATAATGAAAAATGA
- a CDS encoding NUDIX hydrolase translates to MKNELLKIFDKTYKEIGVATRQHVHAVGHWHETFHCWIVGKEKEEYYIYFQLRSSLKDMYPNLLDITAAGHILANEHMKDGIREVKEEIGLELNYNNLTKLGVIPYSVKKGNIIDNEFANVFLVVGEYTFDDFVLQLEEVVGLVKVPFQQFYDYSFHRIHSINVTGFKIGENGEKLNIDEEVSIDKIVPHVPAYYQEIATKILEHIERKD, encoded by the coding sequence ATGAAAAATGAATTACTAAAAATATTTGACAAAACATATAAAGAAATCGGTGTAGCGACACGTCAACATGTACATGCAGTAGGACATTGGCATGAAACTTTTCACTGTTGGATTGTTGGAAAGGAAAAGGAAGAATATTATATATATTTTCAGCTTAGAAGTTCGTTAAAAGATATGTATCCAAATCTTTTAGATATAACAGCTGCTGGCCACATTCTAGCTAATGAACATATGAAGGACGGAATTAGAGAAGTAAAAGAGGAAATTGGACTAGAATTAAATTATAATAATTTAACCAAATTAGGAGTTATACCTTATAGTGTAAAAAAAGGTAATATAATTGACAATGAATTTGCTAATGTTTTTCTTGTTGTGGGGGAATATACGTTTGATGATTTTGTATTGCAATTAGAAGAAGTAGTGGGATTGGTAAAAGTCCCTTTTCAGCAATTTTACGACTATTCCTTTCATCGAATTCACTCAATAAATGTAACAGGCTTTAAAATTGGAGAAAACGGTGAAAAATTAAATATTGACGAGGAAGTTTCAATCGATAAAATTGTTCCTCACGTACCAGCTTATTATCAAGAAATTGCCACGAAAATATTAGAACATATAGAAAGAAAAGACTAA
- a CDS encoding YncE family protein — protein MIRTIFFLLCFLTLIGCSNQQISIPEFEEKPIIVSHLKSSDISFISNGKISTIPLSFTITDIVETTNFVVIGSKNDGVLYKLDFEENKIDSLTSKSEGISKLYYEESTGVLFIVNALENSVELVDVENGQTLTKIEVGQYPIDMIVSGEMGYVLNSESHSVSVIDLKKEEVLFNFPVLERPSGMLLVNDVLYIGGHGKSGVLNNQIYIYSATTGEMMGSKEVGLMPIDFSFDNNTEYIYVVCHGSNEVIKIDSQDLIVKDKLTVASNPNFINSDENYLYVTSLDGNELTIINLSTFRVIDTFTIDNGPFVVIPGGEL, from the coding sequence ATGATACGTACTATATTTTTTCTATTATGCTTTTTAACTTTAATTGGGTGTTCAAATCAGCAAATATCTATTCCAGAGTTTGAGGAGAAACCTATTATCGTTAGTCATTTAAAATCATCCGATATTAGTTTTATATCTAACGGAAAAATCTCCACTATACCGCTCTCTTTTACCATTACAGATATAGTCGAAACGACCAATTTTGTAGTAATAGGAAGTAAAAATGATGGGGTCTTATATAAACTCGATTTTGAAGAGAATAAGATTGATTCTCTCACTTCTAAAAGCGAAGGGATATCAAAGTTGTATTACGAGGAAAGTACTGGAGTTCTTTTTATTGTGAATGCTCTTGAAAATAGTGTAGAACTTGTCGATGTAGAAAACGGACAGACTTTAACAAAGATAGAAGTTGGGCAATACCCGATAGATATGATTGTGAGTGGGGAAATGGGCTACGTGTTAAACAGTGAAAGTCACTCTGTTTCCGTAATTGATTTAAAAAAGGAAGAAGTACTGTTCAATTTTCCAGTACTAGAAAGACCTTCTGGAATGTTACTAGTGAATGACGTTTTATATATCGGTGGACATGGGAAAAGTGGTGTGCTTAACAACCAAATTTATATATATAGCGCGACAACGGGAGAAATGATGGGATCAAAAGAGGTGGGGTTAATGCCGATCGATTTCTCTTTTGACAACAATACGGAATATATTTATGTCGTTTGCCATGGGTCGAATGAAGTTATAAAAATAGACAGTCAAGATTTAATCGTAAAGGATAAGTTAACGGTTGCGAGTAATCCCAATTTTATTAATAGTGATGAAAATTATTTATACGTTACAAGCTTAGATGGAAATGAACTAACGATTATTAACCTATCTACCTTCCGTGTAAT